A portion of the Thunnus maccoyii chromosome 20, fThuMac1.1, whole genome shotgun sequence genome contains these proteins:
- the eef2k gene encoding eukaryotic elongation factor 2 kinase isoform X4, with translation MNNSAWMYNAITGEWAQDQIHIKMAAQPFGKGAMRECFRTKKLSNFSHSSNWKLASNYVAKRYMETVDRSVYLEDVRLQMEAKLWGEEYNRHRPPKQVDIMQMCVVEMMNRPGKPLFHLEHYIEGKYIKYNSNSGFVRDDNLRLTPQAFSHFTFERSGHQLIVVDIQGVGDLYTDPQIHTDKGTDFGDGNLGVRGMALFFHSHLCNKICKSMGLTPFDLSPAEKSQLDGTNKLLKSAQTVLRGCEEQCGSPRVRTMSGSRAPPLLSRLSETSSADESMSDVDSIPCSPLIFPCSPLAAHGSIGKSPVGLSFTGSYENDRLNNNNTGDHKEPDSGGDSGYPSERRSEGDPNDHVDGRKMVIPPRVSENVYSVTPDHEWLSEEKWSFYHSSRAHIHRPSCVATEVERLNALMQKKIGQSVLGKVHLAMVRYHEAGRFCERNEQWDQDSAMLHLERAAQCGELEAIVALGQCYLQLPHHILPDMEVEDNAGSRMKGFKYLLQAAEAGDRSSMTTVAKAFDSGLNLPAGRKQDWEEAIHWYDSVLNMTDYDEGGEFDGTQDEPRYQLLAREAEMYQEGGFNLTPDPQKAGELFTEAAEAAMAAMKGRLASKYFMKAEEAWALMEE, from the exons CATGGAGACGGTGGACAGAAGTGTTTACCTGGAAGACGTCAGGCTGCAGATGGAGGCCAAACTGTGGGGAGAGGAGTATAACCGCCACAGGCCTCCTAAACAG GTTGACATCATGCAGATGTGTGTGGTGGAGATGATGAACCGGCCAGGTAAACCTCTCTTCCACCTGGAACATTACATCGAGGGCAAGTACATCAAATACAACTCCAACTCTGGCTTCGTGAGGGACGACAACCTCAGACTCACTCCACAG GCCTTCAGTCACTTCACCTTTGAACGGTCGGGCCACCAACTGATTGTGGTGGACATCCAGGGGGTCGGAGACCTCTACACCGACCCTCAGATCCACACAGACAAGGGCACTGACTTCGGAGATGGAAATCTGg GTGTGCGAGGCATGGCGCTGTTCTTCCACTCTCACCTGTGTAACAAGATCTGCAAGAGTATGGGTCTGACGCCTTTTGACCTGTCCCCTGCAGAGAAATCCCAGCTGGACGGCACCAACAAACTactt aagTCAGCTCAGACAGTGCTGAGGGGTTGCGAGGAGCAATGCGGTTCTCCTCGCGTTCGCACCATGTCCGGAAGCCGGGCGCCTCCACTGTTATCCCGCCTGTCTGAGACTTCATCTGCAGACGAAAGCATGAGCGACGTGGACTCGATCCCCTGCTCACCTCTCATCTTCCCCTGCTCCCCGCTAGCTGCACATGGATCTATTGGCAAGTCCCCTGTCG GCTTATCTTTTACTGGATCGTACGAAAATGATAGActcaacaataacaacacaggTGACCACAAG GAACCGGATAGTGGCGGAGACAGCGGCTACCCCAGCGAGAGGAGGAGTGAAGGGGACCCGAATGACCACGTGGATGGG AGGAAGATGGTAATTCCTCCAAGAGTCTCCGAAAATGTATATTCTGTCACTCCTGACCACGAATGG CTGTCAGAAGAGAAGTGGAGCTTCTACCATTCATCTCGCGCTCACATCCACCGACCTTCCTGTGTGGCCACTGAGGTGGAGCGACTCAACGCTCTGATGCAGAAGAAGATCGGCCAGTCAGTCCTCGGAAAG GTCCATCTGGCGATGGTGCGGTACCATGAAGCGGGCCGTTTCTGTGAGAGGAATGAACAGTGGGATCAGGACTCAGCCATGTTGCACCTGGAGAGAGCCGCCCAGTGTGGAGAGCTGGAAGCCATCGTAGCCTTGGGACAATGCTATCTGCAGCTGCCTCATCACATCCTGCCAGACATGGAGGTGGAG GATAATGCAGGAAGCAGGATGAAAGGTTTCAAGTATCTGCTGCAGGCTGCTGAAGCTGGTGACAGATCTTCTATGACCACAGTGGCCAAAGCCTTTGATTCTGGATTAAATCTGCCAGCTGGCAG GAAGCAGGACTGGGAAGAAGCGATACACTGGTATGACAGTGTGTTGAACATGACAGACTATGATGAGGGGGGAGAGTTTGATGGGACCCAGGACGAGCCTCGCTACCAGCTGCTGGCCAGAGAGGCGGAGATGTACCAAGAAGGAGGCTTCAACCTCACTCCAGACCCACAGAAAGCAG GTGAACTGTTTACAGAGGCAGCAGAAGCTGCCATGGCAGCCATGAAAGGCCGGTTGGCTAGCAAGTACTTCATGAAAGCTGAAGAGGCCTGGGCCCTGATGGAGGAGTAA